The Cryptococcus neoformans var. neoformans B-3501A chromosome 4, whole genome shotgun sequence genome has a window encoding:
- a CDS encoding hypothetical protein (HMMPfam hit to BAH, BAH domain, score: 61.4, E(): 2.3e-15), with amino-acid sequence MSSLSHYNVLSLTLANGEHVRVNDHVYVSLPWSDRDGTPYNIARIIEFLPPHTSPKKGSRVAPSSDVMVRLSLYYRPSDISARNVADFRVLLAAIHTDIQPISNIRGKCYVRHKDRIPDLLEWKRSPDHFYFVKFFDPYIKREFEVIRTASVNNVPAVVKEVLLRRYEYLITEREMVADLTDNFRTCCRCNAWSSFQDSVKCESCREHYHMSCLQPPLLAKPAKGYSWVCPSCVFQRNTQIERQKVPLRIDSPTRCFGDGLGDTSGTPTYPSLRNGRHLLTIFPLASIRM; translated from the exons ATGTCCTCTTTGAGTCATTATAATGTTCTTTCACTTACTCTTGCTAATGGGGAACACGTCAGAGTCAACG ATCATGTGTATGTTTCACTACCTTGGTCCGATCGAGACG GCACACCGTACAATATTGCCCGCATCATTGAATTTTTACCTCCCCATACGAGTCCAAAAAAGGGGTCTCGCGTGGCGCCGTCTTCCGATGTGATGGTCCGACTTTCGTTATATTACCGTCCTTCAGAT ATTTCTGCACGCAACGTCGCTGATTTCCGTGTTCTTCTCGCCGCCATACACACAGATATTCAGCCGATTTCCAATATTCGAGGCAAATGTTATGTGCGACACAAGGATCGCATACCAGATCTGTTAGAATGGAAACGTTCGCCCGACCATTTTTATTTCGTCAAATTCTTTGACCCATATATAAAGCGTGAATTTGAGGTCATTCGCACTGCAAGTGTCAATAACG TTCCCGCCGTCGTGAAAGAGGTACTATTGCGTCGTTACGAATACCTGATCACGGAGCGAGAGATGGTGGCGGATTTGACAGACAACTTTCGAACTTGTTGTCGCTGTAACGCATGGTCTTCTTTCCAGGACTCCGTAAAATGCGA ATCTTGCCGAGAGCATTATCATATGTCGTGTCTTCaaccacctcttcttgccaAACCTGCTAAAGGCTACTCCTGGGTTTGCCCCTCTTGCGTTTTTCAGCGCAACACACAAATTGAGCGGCAAAAGGTTCCATTGCGGATTGACTC CCCGACACGATGTTTCGGGGATGGCCTTGGCGATACTTCGGGTACGCCCACTTACCCTTCATTGAGAAATGGACGACATTTGCTGACGATATTCCCATTAGCATCCATACGAATGTGA
- a CDS encoding 60S ribosomal protein L39 (Match to ESTs gb|CF193824.1|CF193824, gb|CF193677.1|CF193677, gb|CF193676.1|CF193676; HMMPfam hit to Ribosomal_L39, Ribosomal L39 protein, score: 95.4, E(): 1.4e-25), translating into MLTFPPNQPSQKTFIVKQKLAKKARQNRPLPQWFRLKTDNKIQYNAKRRHWRRTKLNL; encoded by the exons ATGCTGACATTTCCCCCCAATCAGCCTTCTCAAAAGACTTTTATCGTCAAGCAAAAGCTTGCCAAGAAGGCCAGGCAAAACCGTCCACTTCCTCAGTGGTTCCGTCTGAAGACTGACA ATAAGATCCAA TACAACGCCAAACGCCGTCATTGGCGTCGAACCAAGCTCAACCTTTAA